The nucleotide window ATTAATTGTCATATTAGACTTCCAATTACCTCGTTAATACATAGTGCGAAaagttcaaaatatatttgtgttaatgTTCTTAAACATTTTGGAGTTTATATGAAAAGAATGTTTTTCtggtttaattattacttagttTGTAAGTTATAGAAATAGGCAACAGAAGTATTTTTGGTTAGGGCAGGATTTCAAAGTGGCTAGAACTTCGTAACAAAATGCATCCGTATTGATTGGCTTGAAGTAACTCTTAGTTCTTCAAACTCGAGGCTGTTTAGTTGGAACGAAAAACAGCTCTTCGACGACTCGTTAActcatttgaaatatatagcTATTAACAagactatttttgaaattttattcattaaaatatacctacgTTTATTAGCTTTGAGATCTTGGCCAGGTTGTGATGTTTCATAATGACCAATCTCTGTTAAAACTTCTGGCAGCTCAGTTGTCCAGACGGGATTGGCCTTTTGGGACAAAAGTGATAGTATTAGTCATttgttgatttaattattattcttggtAAGTTAATCGTTGCCAAAACCCCACCTTGAACTAAACTTGGCAAGTGTCATATTGTTGCATTTCCTAGATGTTTACTGTGATAGTGTTTAAGATTTGTTGGAAGGTCCTCATTTTTATCGAGATGAGGGCCGGTGTACACTAGAGAGTTTTCCGAGAGGAATGATTCGAAGCAATGcttcatatttttgtactctggttttttaagtattttttcattaaatattccCGCTGTCCTATAGTTTGATAACTgtcttcataaatatttaagtctgTGGTAAAATGTTACAGCAGATAAAAACTGACGAACGTTTTACTAAATTGTTCTTTGAATTAGTATGTTATCTAACTATAGAGGCGTGGGTTCTTTCGTAAacctgtgttttattttttattatgtaacttagtttttttaacgTCTTCAATACCTCCCAAAGTTCAAATGAAGTGTAGATAggtgatataaataattgtcattttatttatagcacaCATCTGCAAAATAAGTTACAACAGATATAACACCAACAGAAAACAGGACACCAAATACACGCCGTACAAACATATAACATAGCATATgctaaattttcataaaatttacagaatactaaaaaataaggaTAAAATTTCGGCCACCGACGGTGAATCCAAGCACAGGGTCTTTTCCGTAAAGTTTGGACAAAAATATCTTCACAATTATCACAGTTCCACACTTTGCCGTCGGCCTCTCGAATAATGACCGCTGCCTTTTTTCGGAATTTTTGGCAGAActgtgaaaatttatttttgcgaTTGGGTCTAGTTTTTTGCtgtataactttttttctAGCTTTACTTTGTCGTAATCGGCTTcgttttttagtatttaatttatttggtacAGAATATTTACGGTTGAGGCATTCTATCGGCTTATGAAGCTTACAATTACACAAACATCTTCGATGAATAGCAGGCAAAGATGGTGCCTTCTTCTCGTTCATCTTTACATTTCGCTTATTATGAACACAAGTACTTTTGAGCGAACTGCAATTCCGAAGCTGACAGGGCCTCCAATCCGCAGTACAGATACATTGTGAATCCGAATGTGGTGGTATTTTATCGTTAAATGTTACGAATTTAGGTGTTTTCTGCAAGCTGGAATAAACTGGGACATTTTTCGATTTCAGTGGTTTACATTCAGTTTGCACAGATTCACACACACAATTTACATCTTGGGGtacgtttttctttttttggtCGCATACGAAATCGCTAACTTTGTTTTCTTTTGGTTGATTTCGAgaaataccttgaatttgatGCTCCTTCAAATCTGATTGTTGTCTGCTTTGTGCGTAAAGATCTTGACTTTCTAATTCTTGTTCGTTTTTAGTTACTTTAGAATCTTTGGATGGGCATTTATCATTGGAAACATCATTTCCACATTTCATTAAATCAAGTGTAGGcctattcttatttaatttatccgCTTCAGATAATGCGTCTCCATGGGTTATAGCTTTTTCCAAATTTTTATCTTTCCTGACTTTGATTGGCTTCATTACCCAACCCCTATCCTTATCATAATACAGTTTGTACTTTTTTTGAGggtttggatattgtttattttcattccGACGCAATAAGGAAGATTGTGAAATCCCGAACCGTTTACGGTTTCTGTTAACATTTCTATCTTTAATCAAAGAGAACATAGCTTCATAGAAACCTAATAGCTTTTTAACAGCACCAGCAACACAAGTATAAATGGACTTCCAAAACTCTTGATCGTCATTTTGGCATTTCTCTGTTTTACAGCTTTCAATATCTCTTACAGTTTTGATTATTTCGTGGGGTCTCATGGGATATGATACTATCCAGAGAAGCGACATCATCAGTATGCATGGAAACCATATAATAACAGAGAGTGCAATAAGGGTAAATTTTACGCTTTTGGTTATGAAAATAGGACAGGTAGGAACATTAGACGATCTAGAAAAATTCTTATCCTTCGACAATACTTTAGAACGACATTTCGACCGACTTTTAGGCAGAAGAGTAGGCATAGCTCCTTGAACCGGTAACGAAGCTGCATTATCTCCGCCTCCTTTAGAATTTTCAAAAGAAGTAGTGGGCACTACTATTTGCTGGGTGTGAAACAGGCGAGGtacttgttttaatttagaagAATCATTGGGATTGAAACGAGCGGCATTTGGAAAATCTATAACGTTGTACGTTCCGTCTAATTGATGGGCGTGATGCTGGCATGTAGAATTAAGATTCGGCTTAGTATGTTGTATGTTATGGTCTGAGTAGAAATTATGGTAACGTGCATTATCACTTGAAGCTGTTGGGATTGTTGTACTTCTGCGACGACGTTTTACTTGCGGAATGTGTAGGCGACAGCAGAAATTGTTTTTTCCATTTTTCTTATCATAATTTATGTCCTGAGATGATTTAGAGTTGTAATGAATtgcatattttgaaatatctttAGAATTTAATGTCAAAGGGCGTCTTCTTTTTGATTTCCaattttttgatttgaaaagAACTTCTATTTTATCAGTTACAGATCCGCCAcgtggtaattttttttttcgtttcgttttactctttactttattgttttttatatgtatagctCTTCTATCTGCACAAAGCGAATCAttcgacaatttttttttatgaaacaaaaagCTATTAAATCGTTTTGAGATTTTACTTCTAGGAATATctgaaaaaagttatatagcTTAGCTCCAAatacctacattttaaatcatagatataatttattttttcgttgACTCAATGTGaaccaattttaaaagacGTCCCAATACCAAACGTGTCATATGTTCTCGCACTAATTCTTATACACTACCTATAGTGACAAAACGATATAAAATTCAGAAGCTCAGATAAAACATAGAAACTTAGAAAcgaatacttattaaaatattattaataccagAATTGGGTCGTCCAAATATTTGACTTATATATTGTTGCACAGATGGCTTTTTTGTTGGCTTACTGCTTTCATTTTCTGCTTGGACTTgaggtttaaatatttgtgaaacTAATTTTTCCGTTTGGTTACAATGTTGTCGAACTGTTTGTGGTTTCTGTTGTACTACTTGTGAACTCCCGGGCTCTCTATCAAGAAACTTTATCAGATGTAGCCCATGcatatttaagattatattgCTATTGGTTTTGGTCACGTATTACACTGTAGTGCTATAAAAACTATGTTAGACCCCTTAAACATTATTgtaagtacaaaaaaatatataaaaattataacttttagcAAAAGTGACATcagaatgtaataaatatatttttgactaCGTCATTTATACCTAAGGCTATATAGCATACCCGTGATATCATAGACCATTATATTAATTGGATATTCTGTTGACGCCTGGTTTGTTGTGAAGTCGGGATGTATTTTCCTATTTCTTCAATTAAAGCGCAACTTAGAACGAGTAACATATTATAGTTTCTTTGCTTTTTATAATCTTCTATAGCCGAAAGCATCTAGTGAGGGTTGGATTTATTTAAGGGCTCCGTGAAAACAATAGGctgtattttgaatttaaaaaaaataatcatacgGTTGGTATCCCGGTCTAACGGAACGAGGAATTCCCCGTCGCTATTTTTTTGGTCAGGGTGTTTTCGCATGACCGTCTCACAAAGCCGTAATAATTCACGATCGGCCGAtactagtagtagtagttctttagttattatttacaaactgAATAAAAGTATTGATAAATTTGTATGGTTACTCAATTagcttataatatttgtaattattttataataaaaaaaccaagAATAACTTTAGTTGCATAtacgaaatttaatttcatctgTCACAGCAACAGGCACAAAAACAGcacttaaatatttctaagcAAAGGAATGCCGGTACCCAAAACAATATTCCAAGCAAAAACATTAAGAAAACTCGTAAATTCCTCCACTGTGCTCTAGCGCTCAAATATTGGGGATAAAATTGAGGCCATCGATGATAAATCCATAATTGAGGCGTTCTTTGTAAAGACATGAGATAGCAATCTCGAGCAGAGGCGTTCCATTTTCTTTCAGACTTAGAGGGAGTGGAGAATCTAGTGTGACAAGGGGAAACTGCATTAACTTGCGGGGGTTGAAGCAAAATTCTTCGCATATTCCCTAATAAATCGTACTTATTCACATTCGCTATgctttttaaatctttatccgtttttatgattttatcaaaaaacttATGCACGGGTGCCCCATTTTGTAACTTTTTGgatttttcatactttttGCATTTTTCTATAGCTTTTGTtacgataaataattttctctcTGCTTGCTTTAGTTTAGAAGTTGTATTCGATTTATCTTTTAGCTCGAGTTTGTTTAACTGTTTCCTTttcttttgtaactgtttatCAATGCATAGTAATTCTTCTTGTTTATGTTTCAATTCATCTTCAATGTTACAAATTctgttaatattatcatttcgTTTGTAAGCTTTATTCTTACAGCAATCGTTGCAGGGGCAAAATCTTTTCCTTGCatgtttcattataaaaaaatcattacaaagaaaacatatttaatatataggcAACATCTTTCATGATATCCGGGATTCAGGTACAACAAATAAGATtagaaaaaatcattattgtgtaatcataaaatgatttattgtatttaattttaaaattacttttatttattacatttttttgaaattttgaattacagtttgtttagattaatttattgctGCTGACTGATCTGTCATTGacattactactactactttcACGTAGATAATAACTAAgaatacaacaaaataatcTGTTGAAACTGTCTTCTAATCGTTTTTTATATAGTGTGTCTTCACGCgctataaaacataatatacatgtttctcatttattatttttttattttattatttttaacacctaccctcgttttttttaaatcaattttgaattgaatacgACTGGTTGAaactttgttaatttaaagaagGGCTTCCCTGTCACAGGTCTCTGACTTACTAGAGATGCCTCAATCTGAATCCTATCGTACATATTGCTgaacaaataaagaaatttcatttttttcttttgatttaattttctaaacaaCTAGCCGAGGTCATGGTGAGATCTggaaatatgtacttaaaatgcaAAAGGAGGTGATTTAAATCCGAAACAATTATGTTTTGTCTGGGAAATGAAACTAGCACTAAATATGCGTTAATAACCATAGAGGTTTAATTTgatcaattaaaattgtacGTTACTCATAGAAAAACATAAGGCAATTTGAGGATCATTAATtactaatgaaataattattaaatcgcTTACTAATAACGTTTAGGAATATTCcctactatttaaaaaaatatatattctagtAAAAGCTTATGGGTTAGGTACCTTTCGTGCTCTAATGTTTAGCGCtacaaaccctacgaagactatataatacatttttagtgaCGGATAGAATGTGATtacttcgctctttacactcatatttgacaatcaatataaaccaaataaagtaaataaaaccgtacaaataatattaatatagacaTGTCCATGtttaaacatatcaaatagctttttaatcatttaaagtatattatatgtacatagttAAAAACTggtattggcacagttgaactgtcattttcatacaaaggtctatccacatacaccgatccgtcTCGAcgtaccatggatagcttgtatcgacagatggctattactaTTTGGATtgagatgtctatctcagatgtttaaaattgaatgGCGATAGGTTAGGTGTTTGGGCGTAAgtctcaatattaaatattaactactTAAGGTGCTTTACCTTCTGTTGGTTATAAACACGttcaaaatatcaaataaagtatcaaaatgaaataagtaaaaacaaaaataattcattcgaCATTCGTAACATAACATCTATGTTCCTCGTAAGTGATCTTAGCACGtgcatttacatataatacttTTTGCTGTTCGTATATTCCCATAGCTTGTGTGAAATAATCTTTTAGGTAAATTGTAAGctttatacattacatttatttgttgttataataattataatttgcatGATGTGCTAACAATGCGttagatatacataatatatgagtGACAATACAAATTGcgaacataatattttacctttaaaTGTATCTATCTATCTTGATTCTTCTATGCATAGGTTATGTAAtcgaaacatatatttaattcctttttatataatacgaaatagaaattaaaaattaaagaagcgaaatacaaaaattacttgaaaataaaaaatagaatatatattggGCGAATTGATcgattttatgtatgtttggTATTATCGACTGGGCACTTTCTGGATAAATCGAGCTACTGAGGTCATCGGAATCCCTCCCTCGAAAGTTCAAACAGCCGGTTGCAGAATGCTGTAAGACACCGGCGCGTGCGCACGTGAGGCAACCGCGAGTGACTAAAGTGATTGTACAGTGTTTTCCCTGTGGATTTGCAATTAATAggtaattatttgatattaaagttttatttaaaatattattatattataattaatttcacttaAGTTATAGTGATtgggaattaaataaaactcttaaTGGATTGCTGAAAGCTATCCTTGCGATCCTTTGTGTTTATTCTTAGAATGACTAAAGTTTGAATCCTGCGAGAGATTTATTAGTTAGACACGTAAATTAATAAGAGGCGACCGCGATGGTGAGAGCTTACAGgttgaatattatattgtaatattataatagtataatattaattataatgcaaCGATcgacattattaaataaaccaataaGGAAATACTATTCTTATGACAAAATAGCTTTTGTAATAGTATCttacaaataaagttttttcaaTTAACATACGTTTTacgacacaaaaaaataaacaatacatgCGCTGTACTGCTGGGAAAATTAATAAGTCTTGTAACAAATTTCCCATTCATTTTCCTTCATTAATAACTTTAGATTAGTCATTTTATTGCATGGTTTAGATTTTTCAGGCAAAGATTTCGCCGCTTTGATTACCATCGTTTTgccatttcataatattttctctttCTCAGTATCCGTTTAATTTACAACTTCGCTTAAGCTTTTACAACCGCAGAGTATTTATGTGCCTACTATATCATAGTTAAGGATTATTGTGTataaccaataaataatattacagattGTCCAATGGCGACACCGCAGTTCACTTGTTTGTTCGTCGTGTTCGTATTAGGTAAGTTTACCTTAGATAGCATGTTTATCAACGTTAATTGGTATTTTGTTGAAATCgtgtttgttaatattataaacaaataatgacCCCATAACTGaaacatacattaaatgtcttaaggcctgtttcacaatgtccggataagtaccaaataagctatttattacttattggtaggataaacagtaattttgcgtttcacggctgtcagatagcgctattcgtcatgaaacgcgaagtatcttttttggaacttttatctttcgaataatttatgtgttgcatagttttttggtactttatccattgtgaaacaggcccttagagtTGACTGAAAGTTATTTCGAGCTTATGTATGTGTGTCCTTTTTTACGGTCTTTACATTGTCTACGTATGTTTAGATTGCTTAGTTTTGTTCTATTATTAATGTCTAAGTAAGAAGTTTAGTTTTGTTCCTCGAGCGTTCACCTATTTTTTTTCCTCACAGAGGTTGCTTGGAGGAGGTcgctttaatttctttattttattcttaagcTAAGCATCACTGCCTACTAAATCCAGGTTTAGTAaaccttaaattttttttatctttacttgtgctttttttagtatttgtaatgaattatataacaatttattatatatatatttataaaaaccgcTAAAAAGATTTGTCATAAaccagttatttttattatttcctgaGTGTAGGAAAATCTTAACATACGGAAAACggatattttaacaaaaaaaacaatgattcaCATAAGGTAGTTAGGCGCTTGGGTTATTATGAAGTAAGTATTTCACAGAAATCGGGTtgtcattaaaatgtaattaaatcgCGATGATCGTAATGAATGATAAGTGCGGTAAGTTCTTTGTGAATCAATGAcgcaaatatataacattaagtGAATACAAATCTAtgaaaatggaaaataaaacttaaacggATATTAACGCGTTTAAATTCGTTTATACGTTTGGCAATAGATGGCGTTAATATGGCAAAGTTTTAATAGACtcgaacaatattaaatatttttcacgaTGTGGCATCACCTGCTGGTTAATGAAAAGTACCAAATTGTCATAGAAGTTTTGTATTTCTTGTTCTTAACGAAACTTCTGAAAAAGATCGGCCCAGCAATAATCGAAATGAGTGTACCAAAACAATTGATCAATAATTTTACGaacttataagtttttaagtagATATGCCTTAATCTCTATAGATTTATAATGCAGCTTTCCTATAAACCCCTGACCACAGATACACAGGAAACTTTTAACTCTAAGTTTTCACAgaaataaaaccttaaatGTCACGATCAGAGCAGTTCTTTACAGATTACATAATTCCATAAATTCGTATTTATGTCTGTCGTATTCGTATTAGCATAATGATTCACTGTCAGTGAATGAATATTATTCTCATTTAGCGCTTACCCGAGCGTGACCTTTCGAGGTTTTGTAAACGTGACTAAGATAGGGATAGAGATTAACAATATACAGGTAGgtacatgtaaataaatagccTCAGTAAAATTGCATAATGTGGTTGATACTGATCGCTTGGAGGCTCACCACTTACCGGGCTCTACTAAACTACGAAACCTCAATCTTACATATCACCTTTAACACTTAGAATCCATGCCCAATTAACAAGTAAAATTCTAACTTACTTAAAgaatgtttatatgttttaaataataaaatatctttttacagattattcgtaaaaatatataactaattatatattatttatctgaaTTCAAGTTTGACGCAATGATTGCTTTGGCCACCAAATATTAGAATCCTTTAAAAACTGGTACATTAATCTAATTAACAAACATGTTAACCTCAATAACGTTGAGTTTTTACTATGACAACTTTGTTGTCTATTTAAACGTTAAACTAAAATTGAATCAACTAATACAATTGCCattcaaatttaagttaaaatcaaTCTCCCTTTAGGTTAAAAACTTTGTGgttattagaataataatatacacagAATACAAAGATATTTAAACACAAAGATTTGAAACAAGGTTCTCTGTAATAAGTTATTCGTGACTGGCATGTCTTCGTGGCTTTCGCTATTTTACAGCTTATGTTAACAAcacaataactatttaattatttacatgagtaaatatgaataatacgCAGAAGTTGAATTTGTACGAACTTCGGAAACTCGTCAAATAAACACAACATTTATTGTATTCTAACTACACATTAATGGTTTCTCTGGGACTCTTACGAAATCAATTAGCCATGTGCAGGCAAATACTAAGTTTAGTTTGCCAAAGACAAGGTCTaactaataatgtttaatctaGCATAAAAGCATCTGCcttctataaaaagaaaagcgacactaataatgtatatagtaattttcataaattttacttttagtcagtataacattattttgctTTCCCGCGCGATAATTTTTAACGAtgataacataaataacaatcAATGATTACTATTGCTTATGTCACTCAAACATAAGCTTTATGGCTAGAGCattaaaattggtttaatagttaaaatagtaaaacacaaaaaagataataaaatagcgCGGCAGACCAGTTGCAAGTATGTCTAAGGGTTGGTAGGGCCATATACAGGTCACATCTGACGCAAATAATTGGTCTCTAGCTTTTGGTTTTCAACAAGATTCAGAGTCGAATTAGCGCTAACCACAACTCTTGTATGTCAAAACCGTATTGAAATTTCACTTATTAGAGTAATATTTGCGGTAAGTCACGTCTCTGTCTAAGCGTAAACCGTATTAAAGGTTCCTTTAATCTAACAATAGCgcaatttttactaaaatcactttcatttatgatttatttagtcACAGCATAACGGATACGCTttctcttttataaaattatatctcaATGTTTGCCGAGACAATTGGTAGCAAAAATATCTccaatctaatatttttttactaagcaTAATTATTCACGCTTTGACGGAATTAACTCAGTTAAAACCGCGGGGAATGTTGTAATAGCcagttaaatgtataaatattttatatcaatcatGACAATGACAAATTCGTCAAGcgacaaatttaaatgttaactatCCTATATGCGATAGTTCAATAGGTATTTACTGATTAGACTTATGATAACTcctattttagtattaaagaTAGAAGGGTCTTTGCTcgtcttatatataaaaaaatattacctctGGACCTCACACAGtggtaaagttattttgagatttAGAACATTAACAGCTTTCTCTTGTATAGCAAAATTATCCATCAATTCATGCATAAACCATGCTTGGTAACTTAAGATTCGAAAAGTTGACCGAACAAGAAATCTTACCACTTTCAATGGCGATTATTTTATGTAGGGCTgtcaacaaacaaaatacagaataataaaaatatttaattgaattattattattattaagatgaaattagatttacaaaagtaattaatataaaactaattatattagtaacagttatttttaatttattagaaataaaaaaaaatctgatgttaagtgcctATGGACACTAACATTGccaaaaggctcgcaagtacATTGCCTGCCTTTcaggaattggtacgctctttactTAAAGGTCCTGAGTCCAATCGGCTCAGAATTACTTCAgcaggcagctggttccacatagcggtggtgtatgtttaaaaacgacggacgtcaaggtgatacggatttttatatctacattattgtaattagGCTTATTTAATTGGGTTAAACTTAAATCACTTGACTATAACTGGAAGGTCACGTTCAAATCTCGGAAACTATGTATTTCGGGCTGGTAGGCCCTGAAGTCGTGTATTCGTGGCAGGTTCATGAATTCGAGGTTTTTGAGGTTTTATTACAAGTGACCAAAAAGCATATGTGAAGGATTTTTGTGTGTAATATTCAGAACTAACGAACTATGAAATTGACTCCCAGCATTGTTCTTCTAAAGTTAAACCTTCAGCTATAAagatactataaaaaaacgtaGGCTCTTTTGCTctcgtattttataaaattaaaaaaaactgcgctcattataaatttcatcATCGTACATCGTTACTAAAGGTGGCACCCCTAACTTATGTATAAAGGCCGGCTTCTAAATACAAACTGCATAAAACTGGTTTTGCGTCACCTCAGTGATTTTGTGCGTCCCCAAGAGGCAAGAACTTTCCACATTGCAGCGAGgaacttttctttttaattaaacacagTCACGATGTTCAAATGATTAAGAACCGGAATTCTAATTATAACGAAACCTTTTTATACAAtgtattactaattatttttttttgtagttaaGAATGGTCATTGTAATTAGTTTTGCTAAACTttcaaatttgaataaaaaacaatgatttagTGATTCTCTATATCGTTCTAATGTTGAGAAAAGTCATGCCTACGATACAAGATCCTAGTGTACGGGCTAGagcttttttttcttttaattaataatatcctTTTTAGTATGAGTATTGagtttaataaagcttttttttctttcgtgATGAAGAAATGTtgcaataattgttataaccggaaaatttaataactgaagaattgtat belongs to Pieris rapae chromosome 2, ilPieRapa1.1, whole genome shotgun sequence and includes:
- the LOC110995208 gene encoding uncharacterized protein LOC110995208, translating into MHGLHLIKFLDREPGSSQVVQQKPQTVRQHCNQTEKLVSQIFKPQVQAENESSKPTKKPSVQQYISQIFGRPNSDIPRSKISKRFNSFLFHKKKLSNDSLCADRRAIHIKNNKVKSKTKRKKKLPRGGSVTDKIEVLFKSKNWKSKRRRPLTLNSKDISKYAIHYNSKSSQDINYDKKNGKNNFCCRLHIPQVKRRRRSTTIPTASSDNARYHNFYSDHNIQHTKPNLNSTCQHHAHQLDGTYNVIDFPNAARFNPNDSSKLKQVPRLFHTQQIVVPTTSFENSKGGGDNAASLPVQGAMPTLLPKSRSKCRSKVLSKDKNFSRSSNVPTCPIFITKSVKFTLIALSVIIWFPCILMMSLLWIVSYPMRPHEIIKTVRDIESCKTEKCQNDDQEFWKSIYTCVAGAVKKLLGFYEAMFSLIKDRNVNRNRKRFGISQSSLLRRNENKQYPNPQKKYKLYYDKDRGWVMKPIKVRKDKNLEKAITHGDALSEADKLNKNRPTLDLMKCGNDVSNDKCPSKDSKVTKNEQELESQDLYAQSRQQSDLKEHQIQGISRNQPKENKVSDFVCDQKKKNVPQDVNCVCESVQTECKPLKSKNVPVYSSLQKTPKFVTFNDKIPPHSDSQCICTADWRPCQLRNCSSLKSTCVHNKRNVKMNEKKAPSLPAIHRRCLCNCKLHKPIECLNRKYSVPNKLNTKKRSRLRQSKARKKVIQQKTRPNRKNKFSQFCQKFRKKAAVIIREADGKVWNCDNCEDIFVQTLRKRPCAWIHRRWPKFYPYFLVFCKFYENLAYAMLYVCTACIWFTKEPTPL